One Neomonachus schauinslandi chromosome 9, ASM220157v2, whole genome shotgun sequence DNA segment encodes these proteins:
- the ANG gene encoding angiogenin: MARKIRNNIFWIQITACPVMGKSRNHKHQKKATVGQKAMFIKVSLPEQISNSCGLMFDPVMPREKVNDSPRLSKSSVLGFYVSAKRKVPGDGPGALLLVFMLGPGLTPPALTQDDSRYKRFLTQHYDAKPRGRNARYCESMMERRGLTTPCKDINTFIHGNKGSIKAICGNKNGNPYGEALRLSKSPFQVTSCRHVGGSPRPPCRYRATPGFRHVVVACEHGLPVHFDEFFFRP; the protein is encoded by the exons ATGGCCcgtaagatcagaaacaacatCTTCTGGATCCAGATCACCGCATGTCCTGTCATGGGCAAGAGTCGGAACCACAAACATCAGAAAAAGGCAACTGTGGGACAAAAGGCCATGTTTATCAAAGTTAGCCTCCCAGAACAAATCTCTAATTCATGTGGGTTAATGTTTGACCCAGTCATGCCCAGGGAAAAGGTGAATGACTCTCCTCGTTTGTCCAAGAGCAGTGTCCTTGGTTTTTATGTGTCTGCCA AGAGGAAAGTCCCTGGTGATGGGCCTGGGGCCCTGTTGTTGGTCTTCATGCTGGGTCCGGGTCTGACCCCACCAGCCCTGACTCAGGATGACTCCAGGTACAAACGCTTCCTGACCCAGCACTATGATGCCAAACCAAGGGGCCGGAATGCCAGATACTGTGAAAGCATGATGGAGAGACGAGGCCTGACCACACCCTGCAAAGACATCAACACCTTTATTCATGGCAACAAGGGCAGCATCAAGGCTATCTGTGGAAATAAGAATGGAAACCCTTATGGAGAAGCTTTAAGACTAAGCAAGTCTCCTTTCCAGGTCACCTCCTGCAGGCATGTAGGAGGGTCCCCTCGGCCTCCTTGCCGGTACAGAGCTACCCCAGGGTTCAGACACGTTGTTGTTGCCTGTGAACACGGCTTGCCTGTCCACTTTGATGAGTTCTTTTTCCGTCCATAA